From Verrucomicrobia bacterium S94, the proteins below share one genomic window:
- a CDS encoding Rne/Rng family ribonuclease encodes MLKKLKAFGGNKREKKEIIINIEKLETRVAVLEDGKLDNFHIERQEDNRIVGSIFKGKIQNLEDGLQAAFVDIGLKKNAFIHYWDMIPEDAARLEREEGVRAKSSTRRRKKYKPGEMQKIFPIGSEIIVQVTKDAIGTKGPRVTANLSIPGRYLVMMPGTHLKGISRKIDDVKERNRLKKILSRLPVPDNIGLIVRTAGSGTRKVSFARDARTLFEIWNDIEDGIKNKPAPCELYSEPKLAERVVRDYLTEDIDRIYIDNRELFEKTRQIIAKFSRRSRNWVQMYGGEEPIFDYFDVEKQIESAYRRKVWMKSGAYLIFDETEALVAIDVNTGRHKGSKSQDESILQVNLESAEEVARQLRLRNVGGLVIVDFIDMKSKKDQNAVYRALKEALKKDRARTNVLQISQLGLLEMTRQRVEESIFTSGYVDCHYCRGRGRVKSPLSMSVEIQRRVSECMRKDRNGTHSMRVTVNPQVLDRLRKEDEQALIDMEQEFHGHLTFVSDAHFHIEEFTITNDDNGKVLFSSAEN; translated from the coding sequence ATGCTTAAAAAACTGAAAGCCTTTGGAGGCAATAAGCGGGAAAAAAAGGAGATCATCATCAACATCGAAAAACTCGAAACCCGGGTGGCGGTGCTTGAAGATGGAAAACTGGATAATTTCCACATTGAACGACAGGAAGACAACCGTATCGTCGGCAGTATTTTTAAAGGCAAAATCCAGAATCTGGAAGACGGTCTGCAGGCGGCTTTTGTGGATATCGGCCTGAAGAAAAACGCCTTTATTCACTACTGGGATATGATTCCGGAAGATGCCGCCCGGCTTGAGCGCGAAGAGGGAGTCCGGGCCAAAAGCTCGACGCGCCGGCGGAAAAAATACAAACCCGGTGAGATGCAGAAAATCTTCCCGATCGGTTCGGAAATTATTGTGCAGGTCACCAAGGATGCCATCGGCACCAAAGGGCCGCGTGTTACCGCCAACCTGAGTATTCCGGGACGTTATCTGGTGATGATGCCGGGCACCCACCTGAAAGGGATTTCCCGTAAAATCGATGATGTAAAGGAACGCAACCGCCTGAAAAAAATCCTGAGCCGCCTGCCGGTTCCGGATAATATCGGCCTGATTGTGCGCACCGCCGGTTCCGGCACGCGCAAAGTCAGCTTCGCACGTGATGCCCGCACGCTGTTCGAAATCTGGAACGATATCGAAGACGGCATCAAAAACAAGCCGGCTCCGTGCGAACTCTATTCCGAACCGAAACTGGCGGAGCGCGTAGTCCGGGATTACCTGACCGAAGATATCGACCGCATCTACATCGACAACCGCGAGCTGTTTGAAAAGACCCGCCAGATCATTGCCAAGTTTTCGCGCCGCTCGCGGAACTGGGTGCAGATGTATGGCGGAGAAGAACCCATCTTCGATTATTTTGATGTGGAGAAACAGATTGAATCCGCCTACCGCCGAAAGGTCTGGATGAAGTCCGGGGCCTACCTGATCTTCGATGAAACCGAAGCTCTGGTGGCGATCGATGTGAATACCGGCCGTCATAAAGGCAGCAAATCACAGGATGAATCCATTCTCCAGGTCAACCTCGAATCGGCCGAAGAGGTCGCCCGTCAGCTGCGGCTGCGGAATGTCGGCGGACTGGTGATTGTCGACTTCATCGATATGAAATCGAAGAAGGATCAGAACGCGGTTTACCGGGCACTGAAAGAGGCGCTGAAAAAGGACCGGGCACGGACCAATGTGCTGCAGATTTCTCAGCTTGGTCTGCTGGAAATGACCCGCCAGCGGGTGGAGGAATCGATTTTCACCTCGGGCTATGTGGACTGCCATTACTGCCGGGGCCGCGGCCGTGTGAAATCCCCGCTCTCGATGAGTGTGGAAATTCAGCGTCGGGTGAGCGAGTGCATGCGTAAAGACCGGAACGGTACGCATTCCATGCGTGTGACAGTGAATCCGCAGGTGCTGGACCGGCTTCGTAAAGAGGATGAACAGGCACTGATTGATATGGAACAGGAATTCCACGGTCACCTGACGTTTGTTTCAGACGCCCATTTCCACATCGAGGAATTCACCATTACAAACGATGATAACGGTAAAGTGCTTTTCAGCAGTGCGGAAAACTGA
- the rodA gene encoding rod shape-determining protein RodA — protein sequence MNGIEARRLDWTMLSTIFLLITMSVAFVFSARFKSADLYGDTWEKQLLFALLGMGVYAALVWFDYKVISTLSWWIYAGAIILLLAVFLFPPNNGAQRWIPLPGFTLQPSELGKIAVAIKLGAYLSAPDRDVDEWKTFFVCAAIAGLPFVLIAIEPDLSTSLTLAPITLAIMLYAGVKRKLLLIGLAVVVLAGATACLWIKYERPTQEQLDNGYVPDKTEILPRMPILQDYQKDRIRVFVRDGHDIADAGWNKLQSQIAVGSGGLHGKGYLHGTQNILGFLPSAVAQSDFIFCVISEETGFIGSAFILTLYAVLLGRCMRVSLRSRDEFGRLMALGIGVMLFCHVFVNIAMTIGVLPITGLPLPLMSYGGSFMVSTLIALGLVQSVYQRRRIRN from the coding sequence ATGAACGGCATTGAAGCCAGACGTCTGGACTGGACTATGCTGAGCACCATCTTCCTGCTGATCACCATGAGCGTGGCTTTTGTGTTCAGTGCACGGTTTAAATCGGCGGATCTCTATGGTGACACCTGGGAAAAGCAGCTGCTGTTTGCCCTGCTCGGTATGGGCGTGTATGCGGCGCTGGTCTGGTTTGATTATAAAGTGATTTCCACACTCTCGTGGTGGATTTATGCGGGGGCGATTATCCTGCTGCTGGCGGTTTTCCTCTTTCCGCCGAACAACGGTGCGCAACGGTGGATTCCGCTGCCCGGTTTCACGCTGCAACCTTCGGAACTGGGAAAAATTGCGGTGGCGATTAAACTCGGAGCCTACCTTTCCGCTCCGGATCGTGATGTGGATGAATGGAAAACGTTTTTTGTCTGTGCAGCGATTGCGGGGCTGCCGTTTGTACTGATTGCCATTGAGCCGGATCTGAGCACCTCGCTGACCCTTGCACCGATCACACTGGCCATCATGCTTTATGCAGGGGTTAAACGGAAGCTGCTGCTGATCGGCCTCGCAGTGGTTGTGCTGGCCGGGGCGACGGCCTGCCTATGGATTAAATATGAGCGGCCCACGCAGGAGCAGCTCGATAACGGCTATGTCCCCGACAAAACCGAAATCCTGCCGCGTATGCCGATTCTGCAGGATTATCAGAAAGACCGCATCCGCGTTTTTGTGCGCGACGGCCACGACATCGCCGACGCCGGCTGGAATAAACTGCAGTCGCAGATTGCGGTGGGATCGGGCGGACTGCACGGAAAGGGCTATTTGCACGGTACCCAGAATATTCTCGGGTTCCTGCCCTCGGCGGTTGCGCAGTCGGATTTTATTTTCTGTGTCATCTCGGAAGAGACCGGATTTATTGGCAGTGCGTTTATTCTGACGCTCTATGCCGTGCTGTTAGGACGTTGTATGCGGGTATCGTTACGATCCCGTGATGAGTTTGGGCGACTCATGGCGCTGGGAATCGGCGTCATGCTGTTCTGCCATGTGTTTGTAAACATTGCGATGACGATTGGTGTTCTGCCGATCACCGGACTGCCGCTGCCGCTGATGAGCTATGGCGGGTCTTTCATGGTGAGCACCCTTATCGCACTCGGCCTGGTGCAAAGTGTGTACCAACGGCGGAGAATAAGAAATTAG
- the mreD gene encoding rod shape-determining protein MreD, with protein MKRRVLMLFIILFGALLQMVLPSWPLFGGMKPPILAALVLHYALRRDNRDMWLAVFAAAIMQDGLEPGSFGPALLAFPAIGILANRIRNEIFVDGLFTQLFLGAVIGVFCTVVALLIFTASGQRPFHFGQTLHRLIGAFLLGMVTLPPVSHAIIRLEALLPQRRDYGWQ; from the coding sequence ATGAAACGCCGGGTGCTGATGCTGTTCATTATTCTGTTTGGCGCGCTGCTGCAGATGGTGCTGCCTTCGTGGCCGCTTTTCGGCGGAATGAAACCCCCGATTCTTGCGGCGCTGGTGCTGCATTATGCGCTGCGGCGGGACAACCGCGATATGTGGCTGGCGGTTTTTGCCGCGGCCATTATGCAGGACGGTCTGGAACCGGGATCGTTCGGCCCGGCACTGCTGGCCTTTCCTGCTATTGGAATACTTGCAAACCGCATCCGTAATGAAATCTTTGTGGACGGCCTGTTTACGCAGCTTTTTCTCGGTGCGGTGATCGGGGTTTTCTGTACCGTTGTCGCGCTGCTTATTTTTACGGCCTCCGGCCAGCGTCCGTTCCATTTCGGGCAGACCCTGCACCGGTTGATCGGCGCTTTTCTGCTCGGCATGGTTACCCTGCCGCCTGTTTCCCATGCCATTATCCGGCTTGAAGCCCTGCTGCCCCAACGGAGGGATTACGGATGGCAATAA
- the mreC gene encoding rod shape-determining protein MreC, whose protein sequence is MYAAAIGFVLIVVFVPLPSLTLKGKGAVRGAMAPAEKGASRIWQRLTETAAAIRGIGGAVEKNRELSHELVRVQAELNRLRDIEADNLRLRRALEFHQASPHRMIPCDVVSRNISGWWNTVRLGKGYKNGIRENRAVISPDGLVGRTTEVTPLTSDVLLVSDPACRVSAKLARANVFGLVRGTGSNLRGEPQARMEFINKDAEIRIGDEVVTSGLSSGDGRFPKGVHIGYIEKIYTDDSGLFQYAEIVPRATVGLLDYVFVVSETGQEEK, encoded by the coding sequence ATGTATGCCGCAGCAATCGGCTTTGTGCTGATTGTGGTGTTTGTTCCGCTTCCTTCATTGACCCTTAAGGGTAAAGGGGCGGTACGCGGTGCTATGGCACCGGCTGAAAAAGGGGCTTCCAGAATCTGGCAGCGCCTGACAGAAACAGCTGCAGCGATACGGGGCATAGGCGGCGCGGTGGAAAAAAACCGCGAACTGTCGCATGAACTTGTGCGCGTACAGGCCGAACTCAACCGGCTCCGTGATATCGAGGCGGATAATCTGCGCCTGCGCCGAGCCCTCGAATTTCACCAGGCCAGCCCCCACCGGATGATTCCCTGCGATGTGGTAAGCCGCAATATTTCCGGATGGTGGAATACGGTCCGGCTGGGCAAGGGCTATAAAAACGGCATTCGGGAAAACCGTGCGGTGATCAGCCCCGACGGGCTGGTCGGCCGGACCACCGAAGTCACCCCGCTGACCAGCGATGTTCTGCTGGTTTCCGACCCTGCCTGCCGGGTTTCCGCCAAACTGGCACGTGCAAACGTGTTCGGGCTCGTTCGCGGAACGGGCAGTAATCTGCGCGGCGAACCGCAGGCCCGCATGGAATTTATCAATAAAGATGCCGAAATCCGAATCGGCGATGAAGTGGTGACATCAGGCCTGTCCAGTGGCGACGGCCGGTTTCCGAAGGGCGTGCATATCGGCTATATTGAGAAAATCTACACGGATGATTCCGGCCTTTTTCAATATGCGGAAATCGTCCCGCGCGCAACTGTCGGCCTGCTGGACTACGTTTTTGTCGTTTCCGAAACCGGACAGGAGGAAAAATGA
- a CDS encoding rod shape-determining protein, with product MLNRAMGMFSSDIGIDLGTANTLVYARDRGIVIREPSVVAVQAGTNRVLAVGDEAKRMLGRTPGNIVAIRPLKSGVIADFEVTEAMLRYFIQKVHNRSRLVRPRVVIAVPSGITEVEKRAVKDSAMHAGARDVFLIEEPMAAAIGVGLPVQEPAGNMIVDIGGGTTEVAVISLAGIVYSRSVRVGGDEMDEAIIQHIKREYNLLIGERTAEEIKITMGSALTSGDESTMEVKGRDLVAGLPRTLTISSEEVRQALQEPVNAIVEAVRVTLERCLPELSADLVDRGMVLAGGGALLRGLDVLISEKTALPVHVADDPLSAVAEGTGIVLHEINFLRKMAGPNS from the coding sequence ATGTTGAACCGGGCCATGGGAATGTTTTCCAGCGATATAGGAATCGATCTGGGAACTGCGAATACATTGGTGTACGCGCGGGATCGCGGCATCGTGATTCGCGAACCCTCGGTAGTGGCGGTGCAGGCCGGCACGAACCGGGTTCTGGCGGTAGGCGACGAGGCGAAACGAATGCTCGGTCGTACCCCAGGCAACATTGTGGCTATCCGCCCGCTGAAGAGCGGAGTGATCGCGGATTTTGAGGTTACCGAGGCGATGCTCCGCTATTTTATTCAGAAGGTGCATAACCGGAGCCGCCTGGTACGGCCGCGAGTCGTGATTGCTGTACCCAGCGGTATTACGGAAGTTGAGAAGCGCGCGGTGAAGGATTCCGCAATGCATGCGGGCGCGCGCGATGTGTTTTTAATAGAAGAGCCGATGGCTGCCGCGATTGGAGTGGGCCTGCCTGTACAGGAACCCGCCGGTAATATGATCGTGGATATCGGGGGAGGCACGACCGAGGTTGCCGTGATTTCCCTCGCCGGTATTGTATACAGCCGGAGTGTGCGCGTCGGTGGCGATGAGATGGATGAGGCGATAATTCAGCATATAAAAAGGGAATATAACTTGCTGATTGGAGAGAGAACCGCCGAGGAAATTAAGATTACGATGGGATCCGCCCTGACTTCCGGTGATGAGAGCACCATGGAAGTGAAGGGACGGGATCTGGTGGCCGGCCTGCCGCGGACGCTGACAATCAGCTCCGAAGAGGTGCGCCAGGCTTTGCAGGAACCGGTGAATGCCATTGTGGAGGCGGTGCGTGTTACACTCGAGCGCTGTCTTCCGGAACTGTCGGCCGACCTGGTCGATCGGGGCATGGTGCTGGCCGGCGGCGGAGCACTGCTCCGCGGTCTGGATGTGCTTATTTCGGAAAAAACCGCCCTGCCCGTGCATGTGGCGGATGATCCGCTGAGCGCTGTGGCCGAAGGCACCGGCATTGTCCTGCACGAAATTAACTTCCTACGTAAAATGGCGGGTCCGAACAGTTAA